One region of Ascaphus truei isolate aAscTru1 chromosome 13, aAscTru1.hap1, whole genome shotgun sequence genomic DNA includes:
- the DGCR8 gene encoding microprocessor complex subunit DGCR8 → MEQCEEVSPTVQGDDHEVTEISPPCPPPPPPDEQPPPPDEEPPPPPLQTSSDAEVMDVGSGGDGQSQTPAEDIQLNYAAQLLTKGSTSYKSRLTMLGPSHNDPSPSTARHAPPVKRFTPDLKLLKDVKISVSFTDSCKSKDRKVLYTGVESEGKADKDSNKISVNGDLHVCPFAGSSNGNVASQIENANKETDEAETDQEKKVEYAVLDELEDFTENVMDVDEEGVEFSSETILQRDKVEESLIYSYEDDFDNDVDALLDEGLHAPKKRKLDDKYEGESDHHSEGETSVQPMMTKIKTVLKSRGRPPNEPLPDGWIMTFHNSGIPVYLHRETRVVTWSRPYFLGTGSIRKHDPPVSTIPCLHYKKMKDNEERSHSIDIPPAPGSQSPGKPSEESLVTDVQVEPDIQVEPDSTAVDTVAADDRESVVEVARGGLFQVKAKVETCKDESIDLEDFRSYLGKRFDFEQVTVKKFRTWAERRQFNREMKRKQAESERPILPANQKLITLSVQDAPSKKEFVINPNGKSEVCILHEYMQRVLKVRPVYNFFECENPSEPFGASVIIDGVTYGTGTASSKKLAKNKAAQATLEILIPDFLKQTTVEKPKDSDELEYFNHISIEDSRVYELTNKAGLLSPYQILHECLKRNHGMGDTAIKFEVIPGKNQKSEYVMTCGKHSVQGWCKNKRVGKQLASQKILQLLHPHVKNWGSLLRMYGRESTKMVKQVTNDKSVLELQQYAKKNKPNLHILNKLQEEMKKMAQEREETRKKPKMTIVESAQPGIEPLCTVDV, encoded by the exons ATGGAGCAGTGTGAGGAAGTATCCCCGACCGTGCAAGGAGATGACCATGAAGTGACTGAGATAAGTCCTCCTTGTCCCCCGCCTCCGCCACCCGATGAACAGCCTCCGCCACCTGATGAAGAGcctccaccacctcccctgcAAACGTCCAGTGACGCAGAGGTAATGGACGTTGGCTCTGGTGGTGATGGACAGTCACAAACCCCAGCTGAGGACATACAGCTAAACTACGCCGCACAGCTTCTCACTAAAGGATCTACTTCGTACAAGAGTCGTCTTACAATGCTAGGTCCCTCTCACAATGACCCAAGTCCCAGTACAGCTCGCCATGCACCACCAGTTAAGAGGTTTACCCCCGATCTTAAGTTGCTTAAAGATGTTAAAATTAGTGTAAGCTTTACAGATAGTTGCAAGAGCAAAGACCGGAAGGTTCTGTACACCGGAGTAGAGTCGGAGGGTAAGGCAGACAAAGATAGCAATAAAATAAGTGTCAATGGAGACTTGCATGTTTGTCCTTTTGCCGGTAGTAGCAACGGTAATGTTGCATCTCAAATAGAGAATGCAAATAAGGAAACCGACGAGGCAGAAACTGATCAGGAGAAGAAAGTGGAATATGCCGTTCTGGATGAGCTGGAGGATTTCACGGAGAACGTGATGGACGTAGATGAGGAAGGAGTAGAGTTTTCCTCTGAAACCATTCTTCAGAGAGATAAGGTTGAAGAATCCCTGATATACTCCTACGAG GATGATTTTGATAACGACGTGGACGCCCTATTGGACGAGGGTCTTCACGCTCCCAAGAAGAGAAAGCTGGACGACAAATACGAAGGCGAAAGTGACCATCATTCAGAAGGCGAAACAAGTGTGCAGCCTATGATGACCAAAATAAAAACCGTTCTGAAAA GTCGTGGCCGCCCTCCCAATGAGCCGTTACCCGATGGATGGATCATGACATTCCATAACTCCGGCATTCCTGTATACTTGCACCGAGAAACCAGAGTGGTCACCTGGTCTCGACCTTACTTTTTGGGGACTGGAAGCATAAGG AAGCATGATCCGCCCGTCAGCACCATTCCTTGCTTACATTACAAGAAAATGAAGGACAATGAGGAGAGGAGCCACAGCATTGACATCCCCCCTGCCCCGGGCTCCCAGTCCCCTGGGAAACCTTCGGAGGAAAGTTTAGTAACGGACGTCCAGGTGGAGCCGGACATCCAGGTGGAGCCGGACTCCACTGCTGTCGACACTGTGGCCGCTGATGACCGAGAGAGTGTGGTTGAGGTGGCACGGGGGGGCCTGTTTCAGGTGAAGGCCAAGGTGGAAACCTGCAAGGATGAATCAATTG acctAGAAGATTTTCGGAGCTACCTTGGCAAGCGTTTTGATTTTGAGCAAGTTACGGTGAAGAAATTCAGGACCTGGGCCGAGAGGAGACAGTTCAACCGTGAAATGAAACGGAAACAGGCCGAATCCGAGCGGCCGATTTTACCTGCCAATCAGAAACTCATCACCTTGTCTGTGCAAGACGCCCCTTCAAAGAAAG AGTTTGTTATTAATCCTAATGGGAAGTCTGAAGTCTGCATCCTACACGAATATATGCAACGAGTACTGAAAGTTCGTCCTGTTTACAACTTCTTTGAATGTG AAAACCCAAGTGAGCCTTTTGGAGCGTCTGTGATTATTGACGGAGTGACGTATGGTACCGGAACTGCAAGCAGCAAAAAACTTGCAAAGAATAAAGCTG CCCAAGCTACACTGGAAATCCTTATTCCGGACTTCCTTAAGCAGACCACGGTTGAAAAGCCCAAAGACAGCGATGAGCTTGAG TATTTTAACCATATCAGTATTGAGGATTCCCGAGTTTATGAGCTGACCAATAAAGCTGGCCTGTTGTCTCCTTATCAAATCCTCCATGAGTGCCTTAAAAG AAACCATGGAATGGGTGATACGGCAATCAAGTTTGAAGTGATTCCTGGCAAAAACCAGAAGAGTGAATATGTAATGACTTGCGGGAAGCATAGTGTGCAGGGCTGGT GTAAGAACAAGAGGGTGGGGAAGCAATTGGCATCTCAAAAAATCCTGCAGCTGCTTCACCCTCACGTGAAAAACTGGGGCTCCTTACTGCGTATGTACGGGAGGGAGAGCACCAAGATGGTCAAACAG GTAACCAACGACAAGAGTGTGCTAGAACTTCAGCAGTATGCCAAAAAGAATAAGCCAAATCTGCACATCCTGAATAAGCTACAGGAAGAGATGAAAAAGATGGcacaggagagg GAGGAGACTCGTAAGAAACCCAAGATGACCATCGTGGAATCGGCACAGCCGGGGATTGAACCCCTGTGCACCGTGGATGTCTGA
- the TRMT2A gene encoding tRNA (uracil-5-)-methyltransferase homolog A isoform X2 produces MEVPGAGSVCAPEEQKNTSSPEDDNIIPEGQVKDTTEGAGGEDTTGSAGIYRYIKEDLFTSEIFKVEIQNLPKYIGFNDLKKFLAKYGLTPHKIKLIRKQTFAFVTFKSEEERDKAMKVIHRVMWKNRALSVRLAKPKADPIMKKRKQEEDEKEQPESKRQHVLEGTEEEPLSKQIADVVTPLWQVPYELQLKRKEQECEQVLQKLTKEIGNTNKALLPWLFVQKQKYDKICCPLEGVRPSPTQTEYRNKCEFLIGVGVNQEDKTVGCRLGKYKGGTCAVVEPYDTIHIPTVAKKVVKAFQEYIRTTPYAVYSPESYEGHWKQLTVRSSRKGQVMAIVYFNPQKLSTEEMSELKVSLAKDFMDGSGKDSGVTSLYFVQEGQRKSPNLEDLPVEHVAGDRYIQEELLGLTFRISPHAFFQVNTLAAEVLYSAIADWAQLNQDSTVLDVCCGTGTIGISLAKKVKKVVGIELCQEAVEDAKANAQINNLNNVEFRCGKAEDIFPALINSFTSQSPVAIVDPPRAGLHSKVVIAIRRAEHLKRLIYVSCNPKAAMSNFIDLCRAPSNRVRGRAFRPIRAMAVDLFPQTPHCEMLILFERLEYTDKTSEAATIPEPTSEHSNMAEPLAEGSANAAEGSANRH; encoded by the exons ATGGAAGTCCCTGGTGCTGGAAGTGTCTGCGCTCCTGAAGAGCAGAAAAATACAAGCTCCCCAGAAGATGACAACATAATCCCAGAAGGGCAAGTGAAAGACACTACTGAGGGCGCTGGGGGCGAAGACACCACAGGTAGTGCTGGAATTTACAGATACATCAAGGAAGATCTTTTCACATCAGAGATTTTCAAAGTCGAAATACAGAACTTGCCAAAGTACATAGGCTTTAATGACCTCAAGAAATTCCTTGCCAAGTACGGCCTGACCCCTCACAAGATAAAACTTATTAGAAAGCAGACCTTTGCGTTTGTGACTTTTAAAAGCGAGGAGGAGAGGGACAAGGCAATGAAAGTCATACACAGGGTCATGTGGAAGAACCGTGCTCTGAGCGTCCGACTGGCAAAACCCAAAGCTGATCCGATAATGAAAAAGAGGAAACAAGAGGAGGATGAGAAGGAGCAGCCGGAGAGTAAGCGCCAGCATGTgctggagggcacagaggaggaGCCGCTCAGTAAGCAGATTGCAGATGTGGTGACCCCTCTGTGGCAAGTTCCGTACGAGTTGCAACTGAAAAGGAAGGAACAAGAGTGCGAGCAAGTGCTGCAGAAGCTAACAAA GGAAATAGGTAACACCAATAAAGCCCTCTTACCCTGGCTCTTTGTACAGAAGCAGAAATACGATAAAATATGCTGTCCCCTGGAGGGTGTGAGACCATCACCCACACAG ACAGAGTATCGGAACAAATGTGAATTCCTGATCGGTGTCGGTGTCAATCAAGAAGATAAAACCGTCGGCTGCCGCCTTGGAAAGTATAAGGGTGGGACGTGTGCCGTTGTGGAGCCGTATGACACTATTCACATTCCCACTGTCGCCAAGAAGGTGGTGAAGGCTTTCCAGGAATATATCAG GACAACTCCGTACGCCGTGTACAGCCCTGAATCGTATGAGGGCCACTGGAAGCAGCTCACTGTCCGTAGCAGCAGGAAGGGGCAGGTTATGGCCATCGTGTACTTTAACCCCCAG AAACTGAGCACAGAAGAAATGTCGGAACTGAAGGTTTCTCTGGCAAAGGATTTCATGGATGGATCCGGAAAGGACAGCGGCGTTACCTCCCTGTATTTTGTTCAAGAAGGTCAAAG GAAGTCGCCAAACCTGGAGGATTTACCCGTGGAGCATGTGGCTGGAGACCGATACATTCAGGAGGAGCTGCTGGGGCTCACCTTCCGCATATCCCCCCACGCCTTCTTCCAG GTTAATACACTGGCAGCAGAGGTTCTGTATTCCGCCATCGCAGACTGGGCTCAGCTGAACCAAGACAGCACCGTATTGGACGTTTGCTGTGGGACAGGAACCATTGGCATTTCTCTGGCCAAG AAAGTGAAGAAGGTGGTTGGAATCGAGTTGTGCCAGGAAGCCGTTGAAGACGCCAAAGCTAATGCCCAGATTAACA ATCTGAACAATGTGGAATTTCGATGCGGAAAAGCAGAGGACATCTTTCCTGCTTTAATTAACTCCTTCACGTCTCAGAGCCCTGTGGCTATTGTGGACCCGCCTCGAGCCGGCCTGC ATTCCAAGGTGGTTATTGCCATCAGAAGAGCCGAACATCTGAAGAGGCTGATCTACGTCTCCTGCAACCCCAAAGCTGCAATGAGCAACTTTATTGA TCTGTGTCGTGCTCCTTCCAACCGCGTCAGAGGGCGAGCTTTCCGCCCCATCCGAGCCATGGCGGTGGATCTCTTTCCGCAGACGCCACACTGCGAGATGCTCATCCTGTTTGAGAGGCTGGAATACACCGATAAGACCAGCGAGGCTGCCACTATCCCAGAGCCAACATCTGAACACAGCAACATGGCGGAGCCTCTGGCAGAAGGCAGTGCGAACGCTGCAGAAGGCAGTGCGAACAGGCATTGA
- the TRMT2A gene encoding tRNA (uracil-5-)-methyltransferase homolog A isoform X1, whose product MAASITEHEMEVPGAGSVCAPEEQKNTSSPEDDNIIPEGQVKDTTEGAGGEDTTGSAGIYRYIKEDLFTSEIFKVEIQNLPKYIGFNDLKKFLAKYGLTPHKIKLIRKQTFAFVTFKSEEERDKAMKVIHRVMWKNRALSVRLAKPKADPIMKKRKQEEDEKEQPESKRQHVLEGTEEEPLSKQIADVVTPLWQVPYELQLKRKEQECEQVLQKLTKEIGNTNKALLPWLFVQKQKYDKICCPLEGVRPSPTQTEYRNKCEFLIGVGVNQEDKTVGCRLGKYKGGTCAVVEPYDTIHIPTVAKKVVKAFQEYIRTTPYAVYSPESYEGHWKQLTVRSSRKGQVMAIVYFNPQKLSTEEMSELKVSLAKDFMDGSGKDSGVTSLYFVQEGQRKSPNLEDLPVEHVAGDRYIQEELLGLTFRISPHAFFQVNTLAAEVLYSAIADWAQLNQDSTVLDVCCGTGTIGISLAKKVKKVVGIELCQEAVEDAKANAQINNLNNVEFRCGKAEDIFPALINSFTSQSPVAIVDPPRAGLHSKVVIAIRRAEHLKRLIYVSCNPKAAMSNFIDLCRAPSNRVRGRAFRPIRAMAVDLFPQTPHCEMLILFERLEYTDKTSEAATIPEPTSEHSNMAEPLAEGSANAAEGSANRH is encoded by the exons ATGGCGGCTTCCAT AACTGAACATGAGATGGAAGTCCCTGGTGCTGGAAGTGTCTGCGCTCCTGAAGAGCAGAAAAATACAAGCTCCCCAGAAGATGACAACATAATCCCAGAAGGGCAAGTGAAAGACACTACTGAGGGCGCTGGGGGCGAAGACACCACAGGTAGTGCTGGAATTTACAGATACATCAAGGAAGATCTTTTCACATCAGAGATTTTCAAAGTCGAAATACAGAACTTGCCAAAGTACATAGGCTTTAATGACCTCAAGAAATTCCTTGCCAAGTACGGCCTGACCCCTCACAAGATAAAACTTATTAGAAAGCAGACCTTTGCGTTTGTGACTTTTAAAAGCGAGGAGGAGAGGGACAAGGCAATGAAAGTCATACACAGGGTCATGTGGAAGAACCGTGCTCTGAGCGTCCGACTGGCAAAACCCAAAGCTGATCCGATAATGAAAAAGAGGAAACAAGAGGAGGATGAGAAGGAGCAGCCGGAGAGTAAGCGCCAGCATGTgctggagggcacagaggaggaGCCGCTCAGTAAGCAGATTGCAGATGTGGTGACCCCTCTGTGGCAAGTTCCGTACGAGTTGCAACTGAAAAGGAAGGAACAAGAGTGCGAGCAAGTGCTGCAGAAGCTAACAAA GGAAATAGGTAACACCAATAAAGCCCTCTTACCCTGGCTCTTTGTACAGAAGCAGAAATACGATAAAATATGCTGTCCCCTGGAGGGTGTGAGACCATCACCCACACAG ACAGAGTATCGGAACAAATGTGAATTCCTGATCGGTGTCGGTGTCAATCAAGAAGATAAAACCGTCGGCTGCCGCCTTGGAAAGTATAAGGGTGGGACGTGTGCCGTTGTGGAGCCGTATGACACTATTCACATTCCCACTGTCGCCAAGAAGGTGGTGAAGGCTTTCCAGGAATATATCAG GACAACTCCGTACGCCGTGTACAGCCCTGAATCGTATGAGGGCCACTGGAAGCAGCTCACTGTCCGTAGCAGCAGGAAGGGGCAGGTTATGGCCATCGTGTACTTTAACCCCCAG AAACTGAGCACAGAAGAAATGTCGGAACTGAAGGTTTCTCTGGCAAAGGATTTCATGGATGGATCCGGAAAGGACAGCGGCGTTACCTCCCTGTATTTTGTTCAAGAAGGTCAAAG GAAGTCGCCAAACCTGGAGGATTTACCCGTGGAGCATGTGGCTGGAGACCGATACATTCAGGAGGAGCTGCTGGGGCTCACCTTCCGCATATCCCCCCACGCCTTCTTCCAG GTTAATACACTGGCAGCAGAGGTTCTGTATTCCGCCATCGCAGACTGGGCTCAGCTGAACCAAGACAGCACCGTATTGGACGTTTGCTGTGGGACAGGAACCATTGGCATTTCTCTGGCCAAG AAAGTGAAGAAGGTGGTTGGAATCGAGTTGTGCCAGGAAGCCGTTGAAGACGCCAAAGCTAATGCCCAGATTAACA ATCTGAACAATGTGGAATTTCGATGCGGAAAAGCAGAGGACATCTTTCCTGCTTTAATTAACTCCTTCACGTCTCAGAGCCCTGTGGCTATTGTGGACCCGCCTCGAGCCGGCCTGC ATTCCAAGGTGGTTATTGCCATCAGAAGAGCCGAACATCTGAAGAGGCTGATCTACGTCTCCTGCAACCCCAAAGCTGCAATGAGCAACTTTATTGA TCTGTGTCGTGCTCCTTCCAACCGCGTCAGAGGGCGAGCTTTCCGCCCCATCCGAGCCATGGCGGTGGATCTCTTTCCGCAGACGCCACACTGCGAGATGCTCATCCTGTTTGAGAGGCTGGAATACACCGATAAGACCAGCGAGGCTGCCACTATCCCAGAGCCAACATCTGAACACAGCAACATGGCGGAGCCTCTGGCAGAAGGCAGTGCGAACGCTGCAGAAGGCAGTGCGAACAGGCATTGA
- the RANBP1 gene encoding ran-specific GTPase-activating protein — MADTKDSKEELETSTDNTEDTNHDPHFDPIVSLPEQDIKTLEEDEEELFKMRAKLFRFASENDPPEWKERGTGDVKLLRHRERGTIRLLMRRDKTLKICANHYVTPLMELKPNAGSDRAWVWNTYADYADEAPKPELLAIRFLNAENAQKFKAKFEECRNGVKERGPKDTTKNDSPDKVAEKLEELSVKENKVQEKEEETKPEKAEDPQ, encoded by the exons ATGGCTGACACCAAG GATTCTAAAGAGGAGCTTGAAACCTCTACTGACAATACAGAGGATACCAACCACGACCCTCATTTCGATCCTATAGTTTCACTGCCGGAGCAAGATATCAAGACACTTGAAGAAGATGAGGAAGAGCTGTTTAAGAT GCGTGCAAAGTTGTTTCGATTTGCGTCTGAAAATGACCCACCTGAGTGGAAGGAACGAGGCACTGGGGATGTGAAACtgctgagacacagggagagggggacaatTCGCCTCTTGATGAGGAGAGATAAAACCTTAAAGATCTGTGCAAATCACTATG TTACACCGCTAATGGAACTGAAGCCCAACGCGGGAAGTGACAGGGCATGGGTCTGGAACACATACGCCGATTACGCAGACGAAGCCCCTAAACCAGAACTCCTGGCAATTCGCTTTTTAAATGCAGAAA ATGCCCAGAAGTTCAAGGCAAAGTTTGAAGAATGCAGAAATGGTGTGAAGGAGAGAGGACCGAAAG ACACGACCAAAAATGATAGCCCTGACAAGGTGGCTGAAAAACTAGAAGAGCTGTCGGTAAAGGAGAATAAGGtgcaagagaaggaagaagagaccaAGCCAGAAAAAGCAGAAGACCCACAATAA